From one Triticum aestivum cultivar Chinese Spring chromosome 4B, IWGSC CS RefSeq v2.1, whole genome shotgun sequence genomic stretch:
- the LOC123094229 gene encoding bisdemethoxycurcumin synthase translates to MVLLGNLTASPAATGIRQIRQAQRADGPASVLAIGTANPANCVRQDDYADYYFGVINREHLTKLKSKLHRICKSSAINKRYFHHTEEMLRDHPELIDRTLPSLDTRMAIAATAVPELAVAAATKAIAEWGRPATDVTHLVVSTYCGAHMPGADLRLASLLGLAPSVPRTMLYLNGCNSGSTALRVAKDIAENNRGARVLVVCAELTLILLRAPEDEADKATLIMQALFGDGAGAVIVGADANRGSVERPIFEMVATSQTVIPESEHAAAGRLSENGLLFRPAVEMTTLIRENVEQCLVDALGPLGLSGGWNRLFWAVHPGGRAILDGVEAVLRLDPEKLAASRHVLSEFGNMSGPTVIFVLDEIRRRQGEHGVGRDGLGVLLGLGPGISIETIVLHATGNY, encoded by the exons ATGGTACTGCTCGGGAACCTCACGGCAAGTCCGGCGGCCACCGGCATCCGGCAGATCCGGCAGGCGCAGCGCGCCGATGGTCCCGCGTCAGTGCTCGCCATCGGCACGGCGAACCCGGCGAACTGCGTGCGGCAGGACGACTACGCCGACTACTACTTCGGTGTCATCAACAGAGAGCACCTCACCAAACTCAAATCCAAGCTCCACAGAATCT GTAAAAGCTCGGCCATCAACAAGCGTTACTTTCACCACACCGAGGAAATGTTGCGAGACCACCCTGAGCTTATAGACCGGACATTGCCGTCCCTGGACACCCGGATGGCCATTGCCGCCACCGCCGTTCCGGAGCTGGCGGTAGCGGCCGCGACCAAGGCCATCGCGGAGTGGGGGCGCCCGGCCACCGACGTCACCCACCTCGTCGTCAGCACCTACTGCGGCGCGCACATGCCGGGCGCCGACCTCCGGCTGGCCTCCCTCCTCGGCCTCGCTCCCTCCGTCCCCCGCACCATGCTCTACCTCAACGGCTgcaacagcggctccaccgcgctCCGTGTCGCCAAGGACATCGCCGAGAACAACCGCGGCGCACGTGTCCTCGTGGTCTGCGCCGAGCTCACTCTCATCCTGCTCCGCGCCCCCGAGGACGAGGCCGACAAGGCCACGCTCATCATGCAGGCCCTGTTCGGCGACGGCGCGGGCGCCGTGATCGTCGGTGCCGATGCGAACCGCGGCTCCGTCGAGCGCCCGATCTTCGAGATGGTGGCCACGTCACAGACCGTGATACCGGAGTCTGAGCACGCCGCGGCTGGACGGCTCAGCGAAAACGGGCTCCTCTTCCGCCCCGCCGTCGAGATGACAACGCTGATTCGCGAGAACGTCGAGCAGTGCCTGGTAGACGCGTTGGGGCCGCTCGGCCTGAGCGGTGGCTGGAACCGTCTCTTCTGGGCGGTGCATCCAGGGGGGCGAGCAATCTTGGACGGTGTGGAGGCAGTGCTCCGGCTGGACCCCGAGAAGCTGGCGGCGAGCCGCCATGTGCTGAGCGAGTTCGGGAACATGTCCGGGCCGACGGTGATCTTTGTGCTCGACGAGATACGCCGGCGACAGGGAGAACATGGGGTTGGACGTGACGGCCTGGGTGTGCTACTGGGGCTTGGACCGGGAATTTCCATTGAGACGATAGTGTTGCACGCCACTGGTAACTATTAG